A portion of the Stigmatella aurantiaca DW4/3-1 genome contains these proteins:
- the bshC gene encoding bacillithiol biosynthesis cysteine-adding enzyme BshC: MASPFSASWMRGDPRALAFLSDRFRHRAARAEAVTSAASRTIAPALHAALVARNTRLAPSPARERNLELLARPGTTAVVTGQQVGLFLGPLFTVYKAASAIVTARALSEETGRPCVPIFWLQTEDHDLPEIDHCFAPRASGEPLRVALQVPGAATSRTPVAHCHLGENIPRALASLRAELGSQPHAEEHLALLERAYRPEATMADAFAEVLSSLFADEGLVFLDPRDPRLAPFATPIHRRSIEEASAIARELAERGGALSAAGFSEQVHIRPGSPLSFFSPSGPKGARYRLDPAASPGTWNLVGHPEEASVTTAELRSWLEREPLRFTTSALLRPILQDTWLPTAAYVGGPGEIAYFAQLAPLYAHMGLPMPLIVPRARFRVIDDRVRRLLDKLGLSPEDAAAPRDELLARLAAQNTGEGFEPPEAVEARLVSTFAAELARLGERTASFEPGFARALSRTDKTVRGGISRLVARYGRAIAQRDQVTRERVERLQASLLPTGAPQERIHGLPYYACHFGSRAFTRLVLDACVPFSGELKDLKP, translated from the coding sequence GGCACCGCGCGGCCCGCGCCGAGGCCGTGACCTCCGCGGCCTCGCGCACCATCGCCCCAGCGCTTCACGCGGCGCTGGTGGCCCGGAACACGCGCCTTGCGCCAAGTCCCGCCCGCGAGCGAAACCTGGAACTGCTGGCCCGCCCCGGCACGACGGCCGTGGTGACCGGGCAGCAGGTGGGGCTGTTCCTCGGGCCCCTCTTCACGGTCTACAAGGCCGCCTCCGCCATCGTCACCGCCCGAGCCCTCTCCGAGGAGACGGGCCGTCCCTGCGTCCCCATCTTCTGGCTGCAGACCGAGGACCACGACCTGCCAGAGATCGATCATTGCTTCGCTCCGAGAGCCTCGGGTGAGCCCCTGCGCGTGGCCCTCCAAGTGCCCGGTGCGGCCACCTCGCGCACCCCGGTCGCGCATTGCCATCTCGGAGAGAACATCCCCCGCGCACTGGCCTCACTGCGCGCCGAGCTGGGCAGCCAGCCCCATGCGGAGGAGCATCTGGCGTTGCTCGAGCGCGCCTATCGCCCCGAGGCGACGATGGCGGACGCCTTCGCCGAAGTCCTCTCCTCCCTGTTCGCGGACGAGGGGCTCGTGTTCCTCGATCCACGCGATCCACGCCTTGCTCCCTTCGCCACGCCCATCCACCGCCGGTCCATCGAGGAGGCCTCGGCCATCGCCCGAGAACTCGCCGAGCGGGGCGGGGCGCTCTCCGCGGCGGGTTTTTCCGAGCAGGTTCACATCCGTCCAGGTTCTCCCCTGAGCTTCTTCTCGCCCAGTGGCCCCAAAGGCGCGCGTTACCGTCTCGACCCCGCCGCCTCCCCAGGCACATGGAATCTCGTGGGTCACCCGGAGGAAGCCTCCGTGACGACGGCCGAGCTCCGCTCCTGGCTCGAGCGTGAACCGCTCCGCTTCACGACCTCGGCCCTCTTGCGCCCGATCCTCCAGGACACCTGGCTTCCCACGGCGGCCTATGTCGGCGGACCGGGAGAGATCGCCTATTTCGCACAGCTCGCGCCCCTCTACGCGCACATGGGGCTGCCGATGCCCCTCATCGTCCCGCGGGCCCGGTTCCGGGTGATCGACGACCGCGTGCGCCGCCTGCTCGACAAGCTCGGCCTCTCGCCAGAGGACGCGGCCGCCCCGCGGGACGAGTTGCTGGCCCGCCTCGCCGCCCAGAACACCGGGGAAGGCTTCGAGCCACCCGAGGCTGTCGAGGCACGCCTCGTGAGCACCTTCGCCGCAGAGCTCGCGCGCCTCGGCGAGCGCACGGCCTCCTTCGAGCCGGGCTTCGCCCGGGCCCTCTCCCGCACGGACAAGACCGTTCGTGGAGGCATCTCCCGTCTCGTGGCGCGCTACGGCCGCGCCATCGCCCAGCGAGATCAGGTGACCCGCGAGCGAGTGGAACGCCTCCAAGCCTCCCTCCTCCCCACCGGTGCGCCGCAGGAGCGCATCCATGGGCTGCCGTACTACGCCTGCCACTTCGGGAGCCGCGCCTTCACGCGGCTCGTCCTCGATGCCTGCGTTCCCTTCTCCGGCGAGCTGAAGGATCTGAAGCCATGA
- the bshB1 gene encoding bacillithiol biosynthesis deacetylase BshB1, with amino-acid sequence MSTAEPTHGLEVLAFGPHPDDVELFCGGLLATLAGLGHRTGIVDLTRGEKSSRGTPETRAAETEAASRMLGLTVRENLGLPDGWIDPWAGFEVPEAERARTAPVARVVEVLRRLRPELVLVPWQHERHPDHEATSALVTRALFFASVRKFETDPSSAPFTPRQVLYYPMRHLAEPSFVVDVTAAHDQKMAAIRCYASQVEARVDGPQTLVGSPLSLTSLEARDRFYGARIGVSHGEPYVLRETLGLTDPVEHFRRNSFARPLFFPGPR; translated from the coding sequence ATGAGCACGGCAGAGCCCACCCATGGCCTCGAGGTCCTCGCCTTCGGGCCCCATCCCGACGATGTCGAGCTCTTCTGCGGTGGCCTGCTGGCCACCCTCGCGGGGCTTGGCCACCGCACCGGCATCGTGGATCTGACGCGTGGGGAGAAGAGTTCGCGCGGGACGCCCGAGACACGGGCCGCCGAGACCGAAGCAGCCTCCCGGATGCTGGGGCTCACCGTGCGCGAGAACCTCGGGTTGCCCGATGGGTGGATCGATCCGTGGGCGGGCTTCGAGGTGCCCGAGGCCGAGCGCGCGAGGACCGCTCCCGTCGCGCGGGTGGTCGAGGTGCTGCGCCGCCTGCGCCCCGAACTCGTCCTCGTCCCGTGGCAGCACGAACGCCACCCAGACCATGAGGCCACCAGCGCCCTGGTGACGCGCGCGCTGTTCTTCGCCTCGGTCCGCAAGTTCGAGACCGACCCTTCCAGCGCGCCCTTCACGCCGAGGCAGGTCCTTTATTACCCCATGCGTCACCTGGCCGAGCCCAGCTTCGTCGTCGACGTGACGGCGGCCCATGACCAGAAGATGGCGGCCATCCGTTGCTACGCCAGCCAGGTGGAGGCCCGGGTGGACGGTCCTCAGACGCTGGTCGGCTCGCCCTTGTCACTCACCTCGCTCGAGGCCCGTGACCGGTTCTACGGCGCCCGCATCGGTGTCTCCCACGGTGAACCCTACGTGCTGCGCGAGACCCTGGGTCTGACCGATCCCGTGGAGCATTTCCGCCGGAATTCCTTCGCGCGTCCCCTGTTCTTCCCCGGCCCCCGATGA